The nucleotide window TTATCGAAAATTAGAGAACGTTCAATGTTCTTAATTCTTGTTATTGGTTTAGCACTTTTTGCATTTGTATTAGACCCATCTACAATATCAGATTTTTTTAATGCAAGTAAAGTAAACGAAGTAGGAGATGTAAATGGAGAAAGTATTTCTCGTCAAGAATTTGCAGAAGCCTTAGATGCATATAAAAAGCAAACTGGTAATAGAGTTTCTGAAATGCAAGCAGCTAAAACTGTTTGGAATAATTTATTACGTCAAAAAATATACAAATCTCAATTAGAGGAAGCGGGTATAACAGTTGGAGAAGCTGATATTATGCAAGCTTTATTTGATTCACCTACAGTTCAAGGTGATCAAAGGTTTCAAACTTCTGGAATTTTTGATAAAAGTAAATTGAAAGAACATTTAGCAACTATAAAAGATGCAAATAATGATGAGTGGAGAGCTTGGCAAAACTACATGGTTTCTTTAAGAGACAATTTGGAGAAGACTACTTATGATAATTTAGTATCTTCAGGTTTAGGTGCTTCTCTAAAAGAAGGAGAAGGACAATATTTAACTGAAAATACTAAAGTTTCTGGAAAGTATGTATATGTTCCTTATACTTCAATTGCTGATAGTACAGTAACTGTAAAAAAGAGTGATGTTAAAGCATATATTGAGAGTCATAAAAATCAATATCAAGTTGAAGCTTCAAGAGATGTTAAATTTGTGAAGTTTGATATTGTTCCAACATTAGAAGATGAAGAAGCATTAAGAGCTGAAGTGGCTAAGTTAATCGAAGATTCTGAAGATCCTAATAATAGAAACATATTAAAAGGCCTAAAGAACACTACAGATTATGTTGCTTTTTTAGAAGATGCTAAATCTGATATTTCACTTGATGATAATTTTAAATTTAAAGCTCAAGTTCCTCAAGGAATAGCTGATAAGCTTTTTGAAGGTAAAGAAGGTGAAGTTTTTGGACCTTATAAAGATAATGATTACTTCAAATTATCTAAAATTACTAAAATTACACAATTGCCTGATTCAGTTCAATCAAGACATATTTTAATCCCTTTTATAGGTGCAAACCCAAGTGGATATGAGCCAACTAAAAATGAAGCGGATGCTAAGATAATGGCTGATAGTTTATTAACTGTTTTAAAGGCAGACTCTTCTAAATTTGAAGATTTAGCTAAAGAACTTTCTTCTGATAAAGGATCTGCTGATAAAGGAGGTTTTTATGATTGGTTTGGATATAACAGAATGGTTCCTGAATTTAGAGATTTTGCTTTTGAAGGGAAAAAAGGAGATATGGGAGTAGTAAAAACTGTTTTTGGTTTCCATATTATTAAAATTGAAGATCAGAAAAATTTTCAACCAGCAATGAAATTAGCAACTTTCGGAAAAAAGATTGAAGCTTCTGAAGCAACTGAAAATACCATTTTTCAAAATGCTGAGACATTTGCATTAAATTTAACTAATGGTAAAAAATATATCGATTTAGTTAAAGAAAAGAGTTTAACTTCTTTACCAGCTGTTGGATTAAAAGTTTTAGATGAAAATGTACCTGGAATAGGTAATGAAAGAGCAATTATAACTTGGGCATTTGGAAAAGATGTTGAAGTAGGTAACTTTAAGAGATTTGATGTAGATGGAGGATATGTTGTAGTTATGTTAACTGATAAAACATCTAAAGGATTAATGTCAGTTGATAAAGCTGTACAAAGTGTACGCCCTATAATTCTAAATGAAAAGAAAGCAGAAATGATTTCGAGCAAAATGAGTGGTGCTACTTTAGAAGATATTGCAAAATCATCAGGTCAAACAATTAGAGGCGCAGTAGATGTAAATTTACAATCTCCTAGTCTTTCAGGTGTAGGTTATGAACCTAAAATTATAGGTGCAATGATCAATGCAAAAGAAAATAAAGTATATACTAAAGTAGTTGGAGATAGAGGTGTTTATGCTTTCGTTACTGAAAAGAAAGAATTACCTACTGCGTTACCTAACTATGACACTTATAGAAAGAGAATAGCAAATAATAGAAAAAATAAAACATTTCAAATGTATGAAGCTGTTAAAAAAGCTGCAGATATAAATGATAGTGTTGGAAGCTTCTATGGTATTCAACAATAATATATAATCCTATTTATAGTAAGAAACCGAGTTATAAAACTCGGTTTTTTTTATTGTTTAAACTATTGAATAGTTTTTAATTATTTTAACATAAAAACTATCAATTTTTATTATAGTGTGTTTTTTTATATGTTTACAAAAACAAAACACAGATAATAATGAGTAAAAAAAGAAAATTAACAACAGAGTCAGGAGCACCTTTATATCATTATGAGGATACTCAAAGTATTGGAAAAAGAGGTCCGTTATTATTACAAGATTATTTTTTACATGAGAAATTAGCTCATTTTAATAGAGAGAGAATTCCTGAGAGAATAGTTCATGCTAAAGGCTCAGGAGCGTATGGTACTTTTACGGTAACAAATGACATTACCAAATATACAAGAGCTAAGTTATTTAATGAAGTAGGTAAACAAACGAAGCTATTTGTACGTTTTTCTACTGTTGGAGGAGAAAAAGGATCAGCAGATACAGAAAGAGATCCTAGGGGATTTGCTATAAAGTTTTATACTGAAGATGGTAATTGGGACTTAGTAGGAAATAATACTCCGGTTTTCTTTATTAAGGATCCTAAAAAGTTTCCAGACTTTATACACACCCAAAAGCGCGATCCTTATACTAACTGCAAGTCAGCCACTATGATGTGGGATTATTGGTCTTTAAATCCAGAAAGTCTACACCAAGTACTTATTTTAATGAGTAACAGAGGAACTCCAGATGGTTATCGATTTATGAATGGGTATGGTAGTCATACCTTCTCTTTAGTAAATGATAATAATGAAAGATTTTATGTGAAATTTCATTATAAAACAATGCAGGGTATCAAAAACTTAAGCGATGATAAAGCAACTGAATTAAAAGGAAAAGATCCAGATTATGCGCAAAGAGATTTAGTAGAAGCTATTGATAATGGAGAGTATCCAAAGTATGCTTTGAAAATTCAAATTATGACAAATGATGAAGCAGTGAAATTTAAATGGAACCCTTTTGATGTTACTAAAGTATGGCCTCATGCTTCTTTTCCTTTAATAGATGTTGGTGTAATAGAGTTAAATGAAAATCCAAATAATTATTTTGCTCATGTAGAACAATCGGCTTTTGCTCCTTCAAACTTAGTTGATGGTATTGGTTTTTCGCCAGATAAAATGCTTCAAGGGCGTATTTTGGCCTATCCTGATGCTCACCGTTATCGCATAGGTGTAAACTATGATGCTTTACCAGTAAATAAGTGCCCATATATGGTAAATAATTACCATAGAGATGGTTCAATGCGTTTTGATGATAATGGCGGGAATTCGCCAAATTATTTTCCAAACAGCTTTGATGATATTGAATTAGAGACAACAAGAAAAGGAATAAACTATGAATTGGATTCAAAGAAAGTAGGTTATTATGATCGTAATGAAAATGATGATGATCATTATACACAACCTGGTAATTTATTCAGATTGATGTCTAAAAAAGAACAAAAAGATACAGTTACAAATATTGTAAATGCAATGAGTGGAATTTCAGGAGAGAAAAAACTTGAAATAATAAATAAACAGCTGTGCCATTGGTTTAGAGCAGATAGAAATTTAGGGATGGAAATAGCTAAGGGGCTAGGAATTCATATTGAAGGATATTAATTAAGTAAGAGAAAAATTAAAACCGAGTATAAATACTCGGTTTTAATTTTAATAATTATTGCTTTATGATTTTAAAACTTTTAGAATGGCTTTTGTATTTTATTGTAGTTATATATAACCCTGAAGGAAGATTGCTAGTATCAGTATTATATGCTCCATTACTTCCCATCATAGTACTATCTGTCATTAATTTACCATTTATTGTGTAAATTTTAATTGATAGCCCATGAGTAGGTGTAATCCCTTTAGTTTTGATATTTATAGAATTAGTAATCATACTATTGTTTAAATTTATGTCAAAAAGAAATTCTTTAGGAGTGTTTAATTCTTTAATTTTATTATTTGTAATGGTACCAATTGTAAATCCAGAAACTATATTTCTAGTAAAATCTGGATGCTCGCTATTAATATATATACTATAAACACCTTCTTTAAAAATTGATGTATCAAGTATAAATTGTTTTGTCTTTTGATGGTAGCTAAACGATTGTAAATAAATTTCTTCTTCAGTATTATTTCCTAATAAATCAGAAGTTTTAGAAATAGTAGCAGTTACTTCAATTTCATCAAAGTTGGTATTTGAATTTAGAAAAGATACTTTTAATATGTTTTTGTTTTTTTCAACTTCAAAAACCATTTTTGGACCATTGATTTGATGTGCATAAGCGACAAATTTTGAATTACCCTTTATAATAGTTGAGCTTGATGTATTAAGCTTATAACTACTCATGTAATTAACTATAGAATTCGTTTTGCTTTGTTCTCTTAATTTTGGAAATAATCTACCTTTCGTTGACTTTAAATTGAAGTTTGAATATGAGTTTTTATGAAATACTTGTAAATTAATATTTGTATTGCCTCTATCTGCTATAATTTTGTCATAATCATTTTCGGAATTAATAATTTGATAATCACTTGATGTTTTTGTGTAATTGACTAATTCAGAAGTGTTTTTGGGTGTTGTGTTTTTTAAAACGTTTTCGTTTAAGTATGGTTTTATATGTTTCCATACATATTGCCCTAAAGCAATATCGACATGATCTAAATAAGCTTCGTTCTTTTTAAATGTATAAATTCCATTGGGCCTAAGTGTACTTTTGTATGGTGATACACCATCATTTACACCCTGATGTAAATATAAAACGCTACCGCTAGCAAACATTAAAGGAGCTAAAAGTGTATGTCCTCTAGCAAATCCAGACCCACCAAGAATAATAAATTTTGAAGGCTCATTATTTATATGATTGTCAAAATATGGACGAACAACATCTCTGCAGTAGTATGTAGTTGAAGTAGCACCTCCTTCGTTTAATCCCGTTTTTTTCCATAACCAATTTAGCCACCATTGTTGTGATATATCTGCTAAATATGTACCCCAATATGGTGTTCCTAAAGCAAAAACCTTTTTTACTTTATTATATTTTTTATGAGTATACATTGCAACTTCAGAGGCTTTTCCTCCATTACTATGTGCAATAATGTATACATCATTTACATGATATTTATTAGTTATAATATCAATAGATTCGGCTAATAACTTTCCGTTAGCCCACATACCTTCACCTCTTGTGGTAGCAACAAATACAACTTGATAACCTTCGTTATATGCTTCTTTATAAAAAGTGTTATTTGTGAAAAAAAGCTGGTTAAGATCAATGTATCCATGGTTAAACAAAATAACTTTGCCATTAAAGTTATTAGGCCTGGCTCCATAATGAATAGTTGATTTTAGTAGTGGTCCAATGAATAAGGAACTTAGATTATCTGGAGTAGGAAGTTGTTTTTCAACAAAGCTTTGGGAAAAAAGAGTTAAAGATGTAAAAAGAATACATAAAGTTTTGAATAATTTCATTTTTAGAAGGGGTTTAGTTAATGAAATTAAATATATGTAAAAAATTAACAAAAAAAAGGTATTCTATTTAAAGAATACCTTTTTTGTTTATGTTTTTTTTGATTTTAAGCGTTTAAAGGCTTACCATCCCAAGCAGCTTTAGCAGCTTCTTTAACTGCTTCAGAGTATGTAGGGTGACCATGACAAATACGAGCTAAATCTTCAGCAGACGCTCTATATTCCATAGCAACAGCAGCTTCCATAATTAAGTCAGCAACACGAGCACCAACCATATGAACACCTAAAATTTCATCTGTATTTTTATCAGCTAAAACTTTTACAAAACCATCAGTATCTCCACTAGCACGAGATCTACCTAATGCACGCATAGAAAATTTACCAGCTTTGTATTCAACTCCGCTATCTTTTAATTCTTGTTCAGTTTTACCTACAGCAGCAACTTCAGGCCACGTATAAACAATACCAGGAATTAAATTATAATCAATATGAGGTTTTTGACCTGCTAAGTATTCAGCAACTACTACACCTTCTTCTTCTGCTTTATGAGCTAACATCGCTCCACGAACAACATCACCAATAGCATATATATTAGAAACATTAGTTTGTAAAAGGTCATTAACCTCTACCATTCCTCTTTCAGTAACCTTAACACCAGCTTTTTCTAAAGCTAATCCATCGGTATATGGACGACGACCAACAGATACTAAACAATAATCACCTGTAAAAGTAACTTCTTCACCTTTTTTATTAGTTGCTTTAACAATTACTTCTTCACCATTTCTTTCAACAGAAGTAACACCATGATTCGCATTAAATTTCATTCCTTGTTTCTTTAAAACTTTAGTAAGTTCTTTAGAAACATCTTTATCCATAGTTGGAGTAATTGTTGGGGCATATTCAATAACTGTTACATTAGCACCTAAACGCTTATAAACAGAACCTAATTCTAACCCAATTACACCACCACCTATAACCAATAAATGTTTAGGTACTTCTTTTAATTTTAAAGCTTCAGTAGATGTTATTACACGTTCTTTATCAATAGAAATAAAAGGTAATGTTGACGGTTTTGAACCTGTAGCAATAATAATATTAGTTCCTTCAATTACTTCAGAACTACCATCATTTTTTGAAACTTTAACATGTGTAGCATCTTCAAAAGAACCTAATCCTTCAAAAACCTCAATGTTATTCTTATCCATTAAATACTTAATTCCACCTGTTGTAGTTTCAACTACATTTGCTTTACGAGCAACCATTTTTCCAAAATCGAAAGATGGTTTTTCAACAGAGATTCCATGCTCTTCAAAATGATGTACAGCATCATAGTAATGATGAGAAGAATCTAATAAAGCTTTTGAAGGTATACAACCTACATTTAAACAAGTACCACCTAGAGTAGAATATTTTTCTATAATAGCAACTTTTTTTCCTAATTGAGCAGCTCTGATAGCAGAAATATATCCTCCAGGACCAGAACCAATAACGATTACATCGTATTTCATGAGTCGTGTTTTTATTGTTTTGTATTTGCTAGTTAGTATTTTATGTTTCTACCTAGCTATCTGTTTTGTTTTTCAGAATAATAACCGCAAAATTACATATAATTGTTGATTTGTTGAAGAATGTTTAAGATTAGTTTTTAGACGAGTAGTATTAAAACAGAAGATAAAGAATGTCAATATAAAACCACTATTTTTGCAAAATGAACCATCTTCTTATTATAGGGTATGTTTGGGTAGAGCCAAATTCATCTGCTGCAGGTACTAGAATGTTACAACTAATAGAGTTGTTTTTACAACAGAATTATAAAATAACATTTGCTTCACCATCACTTAAAGGAGAAAAAGCTTTTGACTTATCTTCTATAGGAGTTAATGAAGAAACTATTGAGTTGAATAACTCATCATTTGATGATTTTATACAAAAGTTAAATCCTACTACTGTACTATTTGATCGTTTTATGATGGAAGAGCAATTTGGTTGGCGTGTAGCAGAAAATTGTCCTAAAGCGCTACGTGTATTAGATACTGAAGATTTACATTTTTTACGTAAAACACGTCATAATAAACTAAAAAGAAATGAAATATTTACTAATGAATCATTATTGACTTCAGATGATGCTAAACGAGAAATAGCCTCTATTTTAAGATGTGATTTAAGTATAATAATTTCATTATATGAAATGAAATTATTAATAGACGTGTTTAAAATTGATAAAGAGTTGTTATATCACCTTCCTTTTTTACTTCCTAAAATAGATCGATATGTTATTGAAAATTGGAAGCCTTATGAAAAGCGAAAAGATTTTGTTTTTATAGGGAATTTCTTTCATGCTCCAAATGTAGATGCTGTTTTACAACTAAAATCAATTTGGAAGGATATACGAAAGAAATTACCTGAAGTAGAAGTTCACATTTATGGTGCTTATGCTACCCAACAAATAAATCAATTACATAAACCAAAAGAAGGTTTTATAGTAAAAGGATTTGCAAAAAATGCACTAGAAGTAGTAAATAAAGCAAGAGTAATATTAGTACCATTACGATTTGGTGCTGGCATTAAAGGAAAGTTAACAGAAGCAATGATATGTGGAACTCCTAGTGTAACAACAAAAATTGGAGCCGAAGGGATGCATGGAAACTTACCTTGGAATGGCTTTATAGAAGATGATCTTGATCAGTTTTTAAAAAAAGCTATTGAATTATATACTAATGAAAAACTTTGGAAAAGTTTCCAGACTAATGGAATTGATATTATTAACTCAATATATGATAAAGATAAAATTAGTCAACCTTTTATATATCAAATAAAAATACTTCAAAAAAATATTGTAGACCACCGTAATAAAAATTTTCTAGGAAATCTATTACAGCATCAAACTTTACAAGCTACAAAATACATGAGTAAGTGGATTGAAGAAAAGAATAAATGAAAAATGTCTATCACAAAAAAGTGATAGACATTTTTTTTAATTACTAATTAGTGTTCCTTTTTTTAATTTATTTTTAAAATTAATCCATGCTATACTTATGAAGAATAGAGAAAATAGACATAATGAAATTAGCTTTATTAATATAGAAAAAGATTTTGGAGCTTTGTATTCAAAGCTTGGAAGCTTAGAGTATAGGTTTGTGCTAAATTTTTCATTTTTATATAATAAAGGAACAAAGAAGTTACGCCATTCTTTAGTAAAAGAACTGGTTTGTTTTCTGTAATTTTGATAGTGTAAGGTTGATGTTCCTGCTAAGTTATTAAAAGCTTCTTGTAAAATTATAGCAGGGGAACTGTATTGCCACCTTTGTATCCATCTCTGTTGCTGTTCTAATTGAACATCGTAAGAGGTTATTAAAGGTTTTAATTCATCTTCAACTAAATCTTGAGAAGCCATGTATTTATGCCAAAAAGAGTAGTTTTTTGAAGAGTCATTGCTTGCATATTCCGGATGGTCTCTTAAATAATTATCTAAAATTTTATCTTGTTTTTTAGAAACTTTATCTTTTAGTTCTCTTACCTCACTTATTAATTTTGATCTTGAAGGAATGGGATAAAAAACATTACTAAGTTGACCAATTATAGCTGGAATTATCAAAATTATAAATACCCAAACTGCTAATAAACTTACAGCGTTTTTTGCTGAGTTATTGATAAATATGTTTATAAATAAGACTACAACAAACCAAAAAAGGATATAAGCTATAACCAGTAAAAGAGTATTGATATAAGCTATAAAGTTTGTTGAAAAATCAAATTCATTAATTACAAAAGTGATGGTTAAAATAACGAGTGTAATTAAGGTTAACCAAAGAAATCGCAAACCAATTTTTTGTAAAATCCAAGTAAACATTGAAACTGGTTGAGAGGCTAATAATTTTAATGACCCAGATTCTTTTTCTGAGGAGAATATATTATAACTAAAAGCAATAACAATGAGAGGGAGTATGTATATAATAACAAAAGATAAATCGAAACTTCCAAAAAGCAATTGAATTGGGTTGGATAATTCAGCATAATTAAATAAAAAACTGTCACCATAGGCTTTTGGTTGTACATAATGCGTAAACAAGTCACTTTGCCCAGTCGATATAAAAGTTAAGGCTTGAGGAGGCATTGCTGCTACTCTTGGAAAAGAATATCCAATATGCATTGGCCTAGTTGGTTTTGCCCATGACCTTACACTAGTTTCAAATCCTTTTTCTAGTGAATCTAAGACCTTTAACATTTTTGAATCTTTCTTTTTTACTGCACTATACGCTTTTTCAATGTCTGAAAATCGTTTGTCTACTTTTTGTTTCCCATTATAACCAGCAAAAAGAATGATAGTAAGCATAGTAAAAAAAAGTAACAAGAGCCATTTACTACGGAGTAATATCTTTAATTCGTATTTAAAATTATGTATAAACATTTTAATAGGTTTTATTAGTGAATATTAATACTATAGCAGTAAACGAAAACCATAATGCAAGTATTAAAAACAAGAATGTGTTCTTTTGAAGCACAGTTGAAAATGTTGTAGCTTGATATTTAAATTTTGGTAGTTTACTCCAAGTATTTGCAGGAGCAACGTATCGTTCTCCATATTTTGAATTTTTCTCAGTAGTTCCATTTAAAAAACGTTGTGTTTCAACTCTATATTTTTCTGCAGATTCTGCAAAATTCCAATGATTTTGATAATCAGTTTTTGCTACAGCCATTGATAGAAAACGTGTGGGAAGAAACGGAGAAATAATCGCTAATGATTTATAAATTCCATCTTGATTTTTAGCTTGTTCATTTAAATAATCATAATGCTTTTCATATACTTTCGCTTGATATTCTTCTCCTTTTTGCATTCTATAGGCACTATAATTAAATGGAAGTTTATGTACGCTGTCAACATTATATTTTTTAAGAACTTCTTTTTCAAGCTTTTTTGCTTCTTTATTCCAAGGATTATGGCCATCTAAGCCTTTTTTGTTTTCTTCTGAAATTCTCTTTGAAAATTCTTGATGTGTAGGGTATGGATATTTTGTATCTGCTAAATTACTCGCAACTTTTGGGGCTATAAAACAAGCTAATACCCAAAAAGATAAATTAATAACTAAAGAGATTCCTGATTTTTTTGCTAATGAGGAAATTAGTAATGTAATATTGGTGAAAATTAAATAATAGGTGATATATATAAGATATAAAGTGCCAAAAGCTGACCAGTTAAAAACACCATAATTTTCAATGCTTGATAAAATAATACCACCTAGTAAAAATAAAAATGTAGTGATTGTAACAGAAGGTATCAAGGTAGCAAACCATTTTCCTAACAATAATTTCCATCCAACAATTCCTTGACTTTTTAATATGTAAACTGTATTACCTTCAATTTCTTTTGTGAAACTGTTGTAACCAATTAAAATAGTAATTAAAGGAAGTATGTATAATAAAATAAAGTCTACAGTTAATTCTCCAAAGCGAGATAAAGCTGTTTGATCAGAAGCATTACTAAATTGTGCTTGGTTTCTACTATGTGCTTCTAAAAAAATAGATATACCTGTGTATTTGTCTACTCCTTGATCGATAAGAGATAATGGAGATTTTGGTTTGAAAACATAATTACCATAATGAGCAGCCGAATGTGGATTTTTTTCCCCTTGAGAATCCCAAGCATTACGTTCACTGTTTTTAGCTTCATTATATTGAATATTTGTAGTTTCATATTGTTTAGCAGTAATTAATAGAGCTATAACCAACAATACTAAAACAATACTTAAAGAAATTTTAAAACGACCATCTCTTAAAATTTCTTTAAGTTCTTTTTTTATTATGTGATAAATCATACTGTCTCTTCTTTTAAAGTCATTGTTTCTAAATATAATTTCTCCAAATCTTGAAGAGAAATGTCTTCACTTGAGAAATAATGTTTTAGTTTTCCCTGTTTCATTATACCAATATGAGTACCTATTTCTTTAGCTCTAAATATATCGTGTGTAGCCATTAATGTAGCTACATTGTCTGATTTCATTTTTTTTAGAAGTACACCAAATTCGTTACTAGATTTAGGGTCTAAACCAGAAGTGGGTTCATCTAATAATAAAACTTTAGCGTCTTTAGCAATAGCTAAAGCAATACCTATTTTTTGTCTCATCCCTTTAGAGAAATACTGAGTGCGTTTATGATATGCTTCTTGTTGTAATCCTGCTTCATCTAAAAAGAACTCTAATTCTATTTTAGAAAACTTATAGCCACCTATACCTAAAAAATAATCTAAGTTTTCTACTGCTGTTAAAGCAGGGTATAGCATTAAGTTTTCAGGAATATAGGTTAA belongs to Tenacibaculum sp. MAR_2010_89 and includes:
- the lpdA gene encoding dihydrolipoyl dehydrogenase, with protein sequence MKYDVIVIGSGPGGYISAIRAAQLGKKVAIIEKYSTLGGTCLNVGCIPSKALLDSSHHYYDAVHHFEEHGISVEKPSFDFGKMVARKANVVETTTGGIKYLMDKNNIEVFEGLGSFEDATHVKVSKNDGSSEVIEGTNIIIATGSKPSTLPFISIDKERVITSTEALKLKEVPKHLLVIGGGVIGLELGSVYKRLGANVTVIEYAPTITPTMDKDVSKELTKVLKKQGMKFNANHGVTSVERNGEEVIVKATNKKGEEVTFTGDYCLVSVGRRPYTDGLALEKAGVKVTERGMVEVNDLLQTNVSNIYAIGDVVRGAMLAHKAEEEGVVVAEYLAGQKPHIDYNLIPGIVYTWPEVAAVGKTEQELKDSGVEYKAGKFSMRALGRSRASGDTDGFVKVLADKNTDEILGVHMVGARVADLIMEAAVAMEYRASAEDLARICHGHPTYSEAVKEAAKAAWDGKPLNA
- a CDS encoding glycosyltransferase family 4 protein, which codes for MNHLLIIGYVWVEPNSSAAGTRMLQLIELFLQQNYKITFASPSLKGEKAFDLSSIGVNEETIELNNSSFDDFIQKLNPTTVLFDRFMMEEQFGWRVAENCPKALRVLDTEDLHFLRKTRHNKLKRNEIFTNESLLTSDDAKREIASILRCDLSIIISLYEMKLLIDVFKIDKELLYHLPFLLPKIDRYVIENWKPYEKRKDFVFIGNFFHAPNVDAVLQLKSIWKDIRKKLPEVEVHIYGAYATQQINQLHKPKEGFIVKGFAKNALEVVNKARVILVPLRFGAGIKGKLTEAMICGTPSVTTKIGAEGMHGNLPWNGFIEDDLDQFLKKAIELYTNEKLWKSFQTNGIDIINSIYDKDKISQPFIYQIKILQKNIVDHRNKNFLGNLLQHQTLQATKYMSKWIEEKNK
- a CDS encoding DUF3526 domain-containing protein, which codes for MFIHNFKYELKILLRSKWLLLLFFTMLTIILFAGYNGKQKVDKRFSDIEKAYSAVKKKDSKMLKVLDSLEKGFETSVRSWAKPTRPMHIGYSFPRVAAMPPQALTFISTGQSDLFTHYVQPKAYGDSFLFNYAELSNPIQLLFGSFDLSFVIIYILPLIVIAFSYNIFSSEKESGSLKLLASQPVSMFTWILQKIGLRFLWLTLITLVILTITFVINEFDFSTNFIAYINTLLLVIAYILFWFVVVLFINIFINNSAKNAVSLLAVWVFIILIIPAIIGQLSNVFYPIPSRSKLISEVRELKDKVSKKQDKILDNYLRDHPEYASNDSSKNYSFWHKYMASQDLVEDELKPLITSYDVQLEQQQRWIQRWQYSSPAIILQEAFNNLAGTSTLHYQNYRKQTSSFTKEWRNFFVPLLYKNEKFSTNLYSKLPSFEYKAPKSFSILIKLISLCLFSLFFISIAWINFKNKLKKGTLISN
- a CDS encoding T9SS type A sorting domain-containing protein; the encoded protein is MKLFKTLCILFTSLTLFSQSFVEKQLPTPDNLSSLFIGPLLKSTIHYGARPNNFNGKVILFNHGYIDLNQLFFTNNTFYKEAYNEGYQVVFVATTRGEGMWANGKLLAESIDIITNKYHVNDVYIIAHSNGGKASEVAMYTHKKYNKVKKVFALGTPYWGTYLADISQQWWLNWLWKKTGLNEGGATSTTYYCRDVVRPYFDNHINNEPSKFIILGGSGFARGHTLLAPLMFASGSVLYLHQGVNDGVSPYKSTLRPNGIYTFKKNEAYLDHVDIALGQYVWKHIKPYLNENVLKNTTPKNTSELVNYTKTSSDYQIINSENDYDKIIADRGNTNINLQVFHKNSYSNFNLKSTKGRLFPKLREQSKTNSIVNYMSSYKLNTSSSTIIKGNSKFVAYAHQINGPKMVFEVEKNKNILKVSFLNSNTNFDEIEVTATISKTSDLLGNNTEEEIYLQSFSYHQKTKQFILDTSIFKEGVYSIYINSEHPDFTRNIVSGFTIGTITNNKIKELNTPKEFLFDINLNNSMITNSINIKTKGITPTHGLSIKIYTINGKLMTDSTMMGSNGAYNTDTSNLPSGLYITTIKYKSHSKSFKIIKQ
- a CDS encoding DUF3526 domain-containing protein, with protein sequence MIYHIIKKELKEILRDGRFKISLSIVLVLLVIALLITAKQYETTNIQYNEAKNSERNAWDSQGEKNPHSAAHYGNYVFKPKSPLSLIDQGVDKYTGISIFLEAHSRNQAQFSNASDQTALSRFGELTVDFILLYILPLITILIGYNSFTKEIEGNTVYILKSQGIVGWKLLLGKWFATLIPSVTITTFLFLLGGIILSSIENYGVFNWSAFGTLYLIYITYYLIFTNITLLISSLAKKSGISLVINLSFWVLACFIAPKVASNLADTKYPYPTHQEFSKRISEENKKGLDGHNPWNKEAKKLEKEVLKKYNVDSVHKLPFNYSAYRMQKGEEYQAKVYEKHYDYLNEQAKNQDGIYKSLAIISPFLPTRFLSMAVAKTDYQNHWNFAESAEKYRVETQRFLNGTTEKNSKYGERYVAPANTWSKLPKFKYQATTFSTVLQKNTFLFLILALWFSFTAIVLIFTNKTY
- a CDS encoding peptidylprolyl isomerase — encoded protein: MAILSKIRERSMFLILVIGLALFAFVLDPSTISDFFNASKVNEVGDVNGESISRQEFAEALDAYKKQTGNRVSEMQAAKTVWNNLLRQKIYKSQLEEAGITVGEADIMQALFDSPTVQGDQRFQTSGIFDKSKLKEHLATIKDANNDEWRAWQNYMVSLRDNLEKTTYDNLVSSGLGASLKEGEGQYLTENTKVSGKYVYVPYTSIADSTVTVKKSDVKAYIESHKNQYQVEASRDVKFVKFDIVPTLEDEEALRAEVAKLIEDSEDPNNRNILKGLKNTTDYVAFLEDAKSDISLDDNFKFKAQVPQGIADKLFEGKEGEVFGPYKDNDYFKLSKITKITQLPDSVQSRHILIPFIGANPSGYEPTKNEADAKIMADSLLTVLKADSSKFEDLAKELSSDKGSADKGGFYDWFGYNRMVPEFRDFAFEGKKGDMGVVKTVFGFHIIKIEDQKNFQPAMKLATFGKKIEASEATENTIFQNAETFALNLTNGKKYIDLVKEKSLTSLPAVGLKVLDENVPGIGNERAIITWAFGKDVEVGNFKRFDVDGGYVVVMLTDKTSKGLMSVDKAVQSVRPIILNEKKAEMISSKMSGATLEDIAKSSGQTIRGAVDVNLQSPSLSGVGYEPKIIGAMINAKENKVYTKVVGDRGVYAFVTEKKELPTALPNYDTYRKRIANNRKNKTFQMYEAVKKAADINDSVGSFYGIQQ
- a CDS encoding catalase, with translation MSKKRKLTTESGAPLYHYEDTQSIGKRGPLLLQDYFLHEKLAHFNRERIPERIVHAKGSGAYGTFTVTNDITKYTRAKLFNEVGKQTKLFVRFSTVGGEKGSADTERDPRGFAIKFYTEDGNWDLVGNNTPVFFIKDPKKFPDFIHTQKRDPYTNCKSATMMWDYWSLNPESLHQVLILMSNRGTPDGYRFMNGYGSHTFSLVNDNNERFYVKFHYKTMQGIKNLSDDKATELKGKDPDYAQRDLVEAIDNGEYPKYALKIQIMTNDEAVKFKWNPFDVTKVWPHASFPLIDVGVIELNENPNNYFAHVEQSAFAPSNLVDGIGFSPDKMLQGRILAYPDAHRYRIGVNYDALPVNKCPYMVNNYHRDGSMRFDDNGGNSPNYFPNSFDDIELETTRKGINYELDSKKVGYYDRNENDDDHYTQPGNLFRLMSKKEQKDTVTNIVNAMSGISGEKKLEIINKQLCHWFRADRNLGMEIAKGLGIHIEGY